Proteins from a genomic interval of Diospyros lotus cultivar Yz01 chromosome 6, ASM1463336v1, whole genome shotgun sequence:
- the LOC127803890 gene encoding probable polyol transporter 6, whose translation MEEDGGGAESRRLNMYACACAGVASIISVIFGYDTGVMSGAMIFIKDDLKINDTQVQVLAGILNLCALVGSLCAGRTSDYFGRRYTIVLASIIFFLGSVLMGYGPTYSILMTGRCTAGIGVGFALMIAPVYSAEISSASSRGFLSSLPELCISIGILLGYISNFFFAKLTLKLGWRIMLGIAAVPSLALAFGILKMPESPRWLVMQGRLRDANNILLQVSNSKQEAEARFREIKASAGIDENCTDDIIKLPAPARGQGVWKELLLRPSPPVRWMLIAAIGIHFFEHATGIEAVVLYGPRIFRKAGITDKNKLLLATVGVGITKTSCICVALLFLDKVGRRKLLLTSVGGATVALAGLGLGLTVAEHTHGKPIWALVFSIVATYLYVAFFNLGLAPVTWVYSSEIFPSRLRAQGHSIGVAVNRMMNAVVSMSFISIYKAITIGGAFFMFAGVSVLAWLFFFFLLPETKGRTLEEMEEIFSRRRRRSGKDAKEIQTMTGRGALQMQDISVQRQ comes from the exons ATGGAGGAGGATGGTGGTGGTGCAGAAAGCCGTAGGCTCAATATGTATGCTTGCGCTTGCGCTGGCGTCGCTTCCATCATATCTGTCATATTTGGCTACG ACACTGGTGTTATGAGCGGAGCCATGATCTTCATAAAAGATGATCTCAAAATCAACGATACCCAAGTGCAAGTCCTCGCCGGAATCTTAAACCTCTGCGCTCTGGTGGGGTCCCTCTGTGCCGGAAGAACCTCCGACTACTTTGGCCGGCGATACACCATAGTGCTGGcctccatcatcttcttcctcggctCCGTGCTAATGGGCTACGGCCCAACTTATTCCATTCTAATGACGGGCCGCTGCACCGCCGGCATCGGCGTAGGCTTTGCCCTCATGATCGCCCCGGTTTACTCCGCCGAGATCTCCTCTGCCTCTTCCCGCGGCTTCCTGAGCTCTCTCCCGGAGCTCTGCATCAGCATCGGCATCCTGCTCGGCTACATCTCCAACTTCTTCTTCGCCAAGTTGACGCTCAAACTCGGTTGGAGAATAATGCTCGGAATCGCCGCCGTTCCTTCTCTCGCCTTGGCCTTCGGCATCCTCAAGATGCCGGAGTCTCCACGGTGGCTCGTAATGCAAGGGCGCCTCCGAGACGCCAACAACATCCTTTTGCAAGTTTCCAATTCCAAACAAGAGGCCGAAGCTCGATTCCGGGAAATCAAAGCTTCGGCTGGAATCGACGAGAACTGCACCGACGACATCATCAAGCTCCCCGCTCCGGCGCGAGGCCAAGGCGTGTGGAAAGAGCTCCTTCTCCGGCCATCGCCCCCGGTCCGCTGGATGCTCATCGCTGCGATCGGCATCCATTTCTTTGAGCACGCCACCGGCATCGAAGCCGTCGTCTTATACGGTCCGAGAATATTCCGTAAAGCCGGAATCACCGACAAGAACAAGCTCTTGCTCGCCACGGTCGGCGTTGGGATCACCAAAACTTCCTGTATATGCGTCGCCTTATTGTTTCTCGACAAAGTTGGACGAAGGAAGCTTCTTCTCACAAGCGTTGGGGGAGCGACTGTGGCCTTAGCGGGACTCGGATTGGGCTTGACAGTGGCCGAACACACCCATGGAAAGCCCATCTGGGCACTGGTCTTCAGCATCGTGGCAACTTACTTATACGTGGCGTTCTTCAACCTGGGGCTCGCACCAGTGACATGGGTTTACAGCTCAGAGATTTTCCCGTCGAGATTAAGAGCACAGGGACATAGCATTGGAGTTGCGGTGAACAGGATGATGAATGCTGTGGTTTCCATGAGCTTTATATCCATCTACAAAGCCATAACCATAGGGGGAGCCTTCTTTATGTTCGCCGGCGTCTCTGTGCTGGCCTggctgttcttcttcttcctcttgccaGAGACCAAGGGAAGAACCttggaagaaatggaagaaattttcAGCAGGCGGAGAAGACGCAGTGGTAAGGATGCAAAGGAAATTCAGACTATGACTGGTAGAGGTGCCCTGCAAATGCAAGATATATCAGTGCAAAGACAATGA